The proteins below come from a single Mya arenaria isolate MELC-2E11 chromosome 8, ASM2691426v1 genomic window:
- the LOC128244571 gene encoding putative nuclease HARBI1 — translation MQGIARFPKVIRAIDGTHINIASPNQHEEMYVNRKGKHSINVQVVFDGWYNIIDVVARWPESVHDSRVLRESSLNNLENGHMPHGFHLLGDSGYPAKRCLLTSFLTPQTQAEQAYNRSHKVTRALVKRGIGQLKRRFGILHRELKCAAA, via the exons ATGCAGGGGATTGCAAGGTTTCCAAAAGTCATTAGGGCCATAGACGGAACCCATATTAACATTGCCTCACCCAATCAACatgaagaaatgtatgtaaacAGAAAAGGAAAACATAGTATAAATGTTCAAGTTGTTTTTGACGGATGGTACAATATAATTGATGTTGTTGCACGCTGGCCCGAATCCGTGCATGACAGTAGAGTTTTACGAGAAAGCTCGTTAAACAACCTTGAGAATGGCCACATGCCACATGGTTTCCATCTGCTTGGGGACAGCGGCTATCCAGCCAAAAGGTGCCTGCTTACCTCTTTCCTAACTCCGCAAACCCAGGCTGAACAAGCCTATAACAg GAGCCACAAAGTCACTCGAGCTTTGGTTAAGAGAGGGATAGGTCAGTTGAAGAGGAGATTTGGCATCCTTCATAGGGAGTTAAAGTGTGCAG